Proteins encoded in a region of the Onychostoma macrolepis isolate SWU-2019 chromosome 20, ASM1243209v1, whole genome shotgun sequence genome:
- the serpinb1 gene encoding leukocyte elastase inhibitor: MEGLSRANSLFALDLYRALCKSNADGNVFFSPLSISAALSMVYLGARGDTAKEMQKVLSFSSVSDVHSHFESLTTAINSPSASYILRLANRLYGEKTFSFLPEYLDSTLKLYHADLQAVDFIGASDESRQLINKWVEEQTENKIKDLIKPGMVTGMTRLALVNAIYFKGNWLQKFNAQDTKEMPFKMNQNDRRPVQMMYQRKKFPFNYICDHRLQVLELPYVKEELSMLILLPEESQDGSDPLHKLESELTLDKLHEWTNRNNMDTHTEIIVHLPKFKLEVESSLADILMGMGMTSVFQGPKADLTGMSSQVGLFLSAVAHKAFVDVNEEGTEAAAATAAIVAFCMLREEHFMADHPFLFFIRHNPTNSILFFGRFRGPS, from the exons ATGGAGGGTCTCTCTCGTGCTAACAGTCTCTTCGCTCTGGATCTCTATCGGGCTCTGTGCAAGAGCAATGCTGATGGAAACGTGTTCTTCTCTCCTCTGAGCATCAGCGCAGCGCTCAGCATGGTCTACTTGGGAGCCCGAGGAGACACTGCCAAAGAAATGCAAAAG gTTTTGTCCTTCAGTTCTGTCTCTGATGTTCACTCTCATTTTGAGAGCCTCACCACAGCAATCAACAGTCCATCAGCTTCCTATATCCTCAGACTGGCCAACCGTCTCTACGGAGAGAAAACCTTCAGCTTCTTACCT GAGTATTTGGACTCCACTCTGAAGCTGTACCACGCTGACCTTCAGGCTGTGGACTTCATTGGAGCATCTGATGAGTCACGACAGCTCATTAACAAATGGGTGGAAGAGCAGACAGAGA ataaaatcAAAGACCTTATCAAGCCGGGAATGGTGACTGGAATGACCCGACTAGCTCTGGTTAATGCCATCTATTTCAAAGGGAACTGGCTACAGAAATTTAATGCTCAAGACACTAAAGAAATgccatttaaaatgaatcag AATGATCGCCGACCAGTGCAAATGATGTACCAGAGGAAAAAGTTCCCCTTCAACTATATCTGTGACCACCGTTTGCAAGTGCTGGAGTTGCCATACGTAAAGGAGGAGCTCAGCATGTTGATCCTTCTTCCTGAGGAAAGTCAGGATGGCTCTGACCCTCTTCATAAG CTGGAGAGCGAGCTGACCCTTGATAAGCTGCATGAATGGACCAACAGAAACAATATGGACACCCATACAGAGATCATAGTCCACTTGCCAAAGTTCAAGCTGGAGGTTGAGAGCTCCTTAGCAGATATATTGATGGGAATGGGGATGACCTCTGTGTTTCAGGGTCCAAAGGCTGATCTGACAGGCATGAGCAGTCAGGTTGGCCTCTTCCTTTCAGCAGTGGCCCACAAGGCCTTTGTGGATGTAAATGAAGAAGGCACAGAGGCAGCAGCCGCTACGGCAGCCATTGTGGCATTCTGTATGTTACGAGAGGAGCACTTCATGGCAGATCACCCCTTCTTGTTCTTCATCAGGCACAATCCCACCAACAGCATCCTCTTCTTCGGCAGATTCAGAGGCCCCTCTTAA